A window from Mya arenaria isolate MELC-2E11 chromosome 9, ASM2691426v1 encodes these proteins:
- the LOC128203256 gene encoding carbohydrate sulfotransferase 3-like isoform X1, which yields MGRKGIRLCFTSIMVTGALVIFGHLIGESRMTSKNNFNLSLPEYKAQVNVEPQTASRQREASKVLILTYMRSGSSLTGDILQQSRGAFYVYEPIHSIRWEDRTENWTYPDAPTKLVTPKTVHSERVDVLYRLICDLKNVPDRVLQSGFLGRGMLTQKLQPCVEASKKTHNKTEGTRACILNLQNACQASPLRVLKTIRFDMEQARNLSVLIPDLKIIHLVRDPRATLKSQAAVGECKGFEQQQCAERFCAMVEDNIVRADSISKSSRNRIFTLRYENLAKNPIQVSKELYKFGDGSFTKQIEDYIFNITSAGRKDDCIICTTRGNSTEHIDNWKTTMNKTFVKIIQNRCNYLLKRFGYDIMQ from the exons ATGGGAAGAAAGGGAATTCGGCTGTGTTTTACAAGTATTATGGTAACAGGAGCTTTGGTTATCTTTG GTCATCTGATTGGAGAGTCCAGAATGACATCaaagaataattttaatttgtcaCTGCCGGAGTACAAAGCACAAGTGAATG TGGAACCACAGACCGCGTCCAGACAGCGCGAAGCATCCAAGGTACTAATCCTGACATACATGCGGTCGGGCTCAAGTCTCACAGGTGACATACTACAGCAAAGCCGCGGAGCCTTCTATGTGTACGAACCCATCCATAGCATCAGGTGGGAAGACAGAACAGAGAACTGGACATACCCCGATGCTCCTACCAA actCGTTACACCTAAAACTGTTCACAGTGAGCGAGTGGACGTGCTATATCGGCTGATTTGTGATCTCAAGAACGTTCCAGACAGGGTCCTGCAAAGCGGTTTCCTAG GTAGAGGTATGTTAACACAGAAACTACAACCTTGTGTGGAGGCTtcaaaaaaaacccacaacaaGACGGAAGGAACTAGAGCTTGCATACTGAACCTTCAAAACGCATGTCAAGCCTCACCTCTACGTGTGCTGAAGACTATTAGGTTTGATATGGAACAGGCGAGAAACCTGTCCGTGCTTATACCGGATCTGAAAATCATACACCTTGTTCGTGACCCGAGGGCAACGCTCAAATCACAAGCTGCTGTAGGGGAGTGTAAAGGGTTTGAACAACAGCAATGTGCGGAAAGGTTCTGTGCAATGGTTGAAGACAATATTGTTAGAGCTGATTCGATCTCGAAGTCAAGCCGAAATAGAATTTTTACTCTTAGATATGAAAATTTAGCCAAGAACCCTATACAGGTATCTAAAGAACTTTATAAATTTGGCGATGGATCATTTACCAAGCAGATAGAggactatatatttaatattacgTCAGCAGGTCGCAAAGATGACTGCATCATTTGCACCACAAGGGGAAATTCTACAGAACATATTGATAATTGGAAGACGACAATGAATAAAACCTTcgttaaaataattcaaaacagaTGTAACTACCTATTAAAGAGATTCGGTTATGATATCATGCAATGA
- the LOC128203256 gene encoding carbohydrate sulfotransferase 3-like isoform X2 has protein sequence MGRKGIRLCFTSIMVTGALVIFVEPQTASRQREASKVLILTYMRSGSSLTGDILQQSRGAFYVYEPIHSIRWEDRTENWTYPDAPTKLVTPKTVHSERVDVLYRLICDLKNVPDRVLQSGFLGRGMLTQKLQPCVEASKKTHNKTEGTRACILNLQNACQASPLRVLKTIRFDMEQARNLSVLIPDLKIIHLVRDPRATLKSQAAVGECKGFEQQQCAERFCAMVEDNIVRADSISKSSRNRIFTLRYENLAKNPIQVSKELYKFGDGSFTKQIEDYIFNITSAGRKDDCIICTTRGNSTEHIDNWKTTMNKTFVKIIQNRCNYLLKRFGYDIMQ, from the exons ATGGGAAGAAAGGGAATTCGGCTGTGTTTTACAAGTATTATGGTAACAGGAGCTTTGGTTATCTTTG TGGAACCACAGACCGCGTCCAGACAGCGCGAAGCATCCAAGGTACTAATCCTGACATACATGCGGTCGGGCTCAAGTCTCACAGGTGACATACTACAGCAAAGCCGCGGAGCCTTCTATGTGTACGAACCCATCCATAGCATCAGGTGGGAAGACAGAACAGAGAACTGGACATACCCCGATGCTCCTACCAA actCGTTACACCTAAAACTGTTCACAGTGAGCGAGTGGACGTGCTATATCGGCTGATTTGTGATCTCAAGAACGTTCCAGACAGGGTCCTGCAAAGCGGTTTCCTAG GTAGAGGTATGTTAACACAGAAACTACAACCTTGTGTGGAGGCTtcaaaaaaaacccacaacaaGACGGAAGGAACTAGAGCTTGCATACTGAACCTTCAAAACGCATGTCAAGCCTCACCTCTACGTGTGCTGAAGACTATTAGGTTTGATATGGAACAGGCGAGAAACCTGTCCGTGCTTATACCGGATCTGAAAATCATACACCTTGTTCGTGACCCGAGGGCAACGCTCAAATCACAAGCTGCTGTAGGGGAGTGTAAAGGGTTTGAACAACAGCAATGTGCGGAAAGGTTCTGTGCAATGGTTGAAGACAATATTGTTAGAGCTGATTCGATCTCGAAGTCAAGCCGAAATAGAATTTTTACTCTTAGATATGAAAATTTAGCCAAGAACCCTATACAGGTATCTAAAGAACTTTATAAATTTGGCGATGGATCATTTACCAAGCAGATAGAggactatatatttaatattacgTCAGCAGGTCGCAAAGATGACTGCATCATTTGCACCACAAGGGGAAATTCTACAGAACATATTGATAATTGGAAGACGACAATGAATAAAACCTTcgttaaaataattcaaaacagaTGTAACTACCTATTAAAGAGATTCGGTTATGATATCATGCAATGA
- the LOC128203256 gene encoding uncharacterized protein LOC128203256 isoform X3: MGRKGIRLCFTSIMVTGALVIFGHLIGESRMTSKNNFNLSLPEYKAQVNVEPQTASRQREASKVLILTYMRSGSSLTGDILQQSRGAFYVYEPIHSIRWEDRTENWTYPDAPTKLVTPKTVHSERVDVLYRLICDLKNVPDRVLQSGFLGRGMLTQKLQPCVEASKKTHNKTEGTRACILNLQNACQASPLRVLKTIRYSRR; the protein is encoded by the exons ATGGGAAGAAAGGGAATTCGGCTGTGTTTTACAAGTATTATGGTAACAGGAGCTTTGGTTATCTTTG GTCATCTGATTGGAGAGTCCAGAATGACATCaaagaataattttaatttgtcaCTGCCGGAGTACAAAGCACAAGTGAATG TGGAACCACAGACCGCGTCCAGACAGCGCGAAGCATCCAAGGTACTAATCCTGACATACATGCGGTCGGGCTCAAGTCTCACAGGTGACATACTACAGCAAAGCCGCGGAGCCTTCTATGTGTACGAACCCATCCATAGCATCAGGTGGGAAGACAGAACAGAGAACTGGACATACCCCGATGCTCCTACCAA actCGTTACACCTAAAACTGTTCACAGTGAGCGAGTGGACGTGCTATATCGGCTGATTTGTGATCTCAAGAACGTTCCAGACAGGGTCCTGCAAAGCGGTTTCCTAG GTAGAGGTATGTTAACACAGAAACTACAACCTTGTGTGGAGGCTtcaaaaaaaacccacaacaaGACGGAAGGAACTAGAGCTTGCATACTGAACCTTCAAAACGCATGTCAAGCCTCACCTCTACGTGTGCTGAAGACTATTAG gtatTCAAGACGATAA